In Syntrophorhabdus sp., the DNA window GACGCCCGATACGCAGGTGAAGGTGCGCGAGGACCGCGGGAAGTTCTATCTCCTGGAGGCAGGCATCTCCATCCGGGAACTGGTCAACGCCCTCAACGCGACGGGGATATCGACACGGGATGTCATAACGATACTGCAGACCATCAAGGCATCAGGCGCTCTTCACGCCGACCTTGAGGTGATATAGGAGGCCGTTCACTGTGTCTGAAAGCGTAAGATCGGTAATGACGGGTTTACCGCCCGCAATCTCGATGGGGGTCAGCACGATGGAGCGAGATCTGTCAGGTTCATCCGAGGCGGACAAAGAGAAAGTCTGCCAGAGCTTCGAGTCCTTCATGATCTACAGCATGATAAAGCACCTGGAGAAGACGACGAAAATGTCGAAAAAGGGGTATGCCGAGGAGACCTACATGGCCATGGTGTATGAGAAGGTGGCCGATTTTCTTGCGGAAAAGGGTGTCGGCATCAAAGAGATGCTCATGAAGTACTCCGAAAGGGAAAATGCTAAAGTTATTCCTCACGGCGGCGATAATACCGGTAAGCGATAGAGGAGGTGAACCATGAAAATTGAGAATGGCAACAAACCCGACCTGCTTGACAGCCTCGTCAAGACCGCTCAGGTAAAGCCGCAGCAGCAGAAAGACCTTTCCGTCGAACAGAGAAAGGACCAGGGCGCAGGCTACGACAAGGTGGAGCTTTCATCCAGGAAGCAGGAAGTCGACCGCCTTACCGAAAAGGCGAAGACCCAGTCCGTGATCCGGGAAGACAAGGTCGAAGAGCTCAAGACCAGCATCGAGGACGGGAC includes these proteins:
- the flgM gene encoding flagellar biosynthesis anti-sigma factor FlgM, with the protein product MKIENGNKPDLLDSLVKTAQVKPQQQKDLSVEQRKDQGAGYDKVELSSRKQEVDRLTEKAKTQSVIREDKVEELKTSIEDGTYNARGQIVAASILKANILDELL